A genomic stretch from Vibrio coralliilyticus includes:
- a CDS encoding porin family protein yields MNKQLLAALIAAVSFQAVGAESVETQQAGRGHLANGWYLGADIISTDLDSDFRGQSLEEVSSTSLALSVGYNFKLTEAFVVGLEGEYSNYGKFDLVDVPLQAVSGLTVRSTDISAFTINLKPKYFVSGSDFYLGGTLGFGTYHAEIETDQVNDSASDTGFTYGVEAGYALNNNWLLSAGYRSSAADIDGFDIEMSTLYAGIDYKF; encoded by the coding sequence ATGAATAAACAATTATTAGCGGCTCTAATAGCGGCCGTGTCATTTCAGGCAGTTGGTGCGGAAAGCGTAGAGACACAGCAAGCTGGACGTGGTCACCTTGCAAATGGCTGGTATTTAGGCGCAGATATCATTAGTACTGATCTAGACAGTGACTTCCGGGGGCAGTCTCTTGAGGAAGTATCAAGTACTAGCCTTGCTTTATCCGTTGGCTACAACTTTAAGTTAACAGAGGCGTTTGTCGTAGGATTAGAAGGTGAATACTCTAACTATGGTAAGTTCGATCTAGTGGACGTCCCTCTGCAAGCGGTATCTGGTCTTACAGTTAGAAGTACTGATATTTCAGCATTTACAATTAACCTGAAACCAAAGTACTTTGTTTCGGGGTCTGATTTTTACCTAGGTGGCACATTAGGTTTTGGCACATACCATGCTGAAATTGAAACTGATCAGGTTAACGATTCAGCATCAGATACCGGTTTTACTTACGGTGTAGAGGCGGGTTATGCATTAAACAACAACTGGCTTCTAAGTGCCGGATACCGTTCTTCGGCTGCCGATATCGATGGTTTCGATATTGAAATGAGCACGCTTTACGCTGGTATTGATTACAAGTTCTAA
- a CDS encoding hydrogen peroxide-inducible genes activator — protein sequence MNKWPSLKQLHYLITLHETRHFSEAAERCFVSQSTLSKGIQNLEELIGCPLYEKKDKKSPLVFTLAGEQVVQQGRELLAKGQDLVELGRLCQGDEMEGQLRVGCIPTIAPFLLCDLVQEVNQRFPLLNLLLREDTTTNLLAALRHGELDVLILALPVDIDGMESKIVGNDPFRMIISRNQADAIQTPIKYDDLPDEFVFLLEKEHCLTEHAVSACQLTKKEKINPFSATSLHTLVQMVANGLGTTFIPQMAIDHGLIDNQNLVVVDAPGQQAHRHIGLVWRPSSSRVNTFNQLAQVVSELL from the coding sequence ATGAATAAGTGGCCTAGCCTCAAGCAATTACATTATTTGATAACCCTTCACGAAACACGCCACTTTAGTGAGGCGGCGGAACGGTGCTTCGTGAGTCAGTCAACGCTCAGTAAAGGTATTCAAAACCTCGAAGAGCTGATTGGTTGCCCTCTTTATGAGAAGAAAGATAAGAAAAGCCCATTAGTGTTTACACTGGCGGGAGAGCAAGTTGTCCAACAAGGGCGTGAACTTCTGGCAAAAGGACAAGATCTGGTGGAACTTGGTCGTCTTTGTCAGGGAGATGAAATGGAAGGGCAATTGCGTGTTGGCTGTATTCCAACCATTGCGCCTTTTTTACTCTGTGATTTGGTGCAGGAAGTGAACCAGCGCTTCCCTTTACTGAATTTACTGCTAAGAGAAGACACCACAACTAATTTACTGGCGGCGCTGCGCCACGGTGAATTAGATGTACTTATCTTAGCTTTGCCAGTTGATATAGATGGCATGGAAAGCAAAATCGTCGGTAATGATCCATTTCGGATGATCATCAGCCGTAATCAGGCCGACGCGATCCAGACCCCGATTAAGTACGATGACCTGCCTGATGAGTTTGTGTTCTTACTGGAAAAAGAACACTGCTTAACAGAGCATGCTGTTTCTGCCTGCCAGTTGACTAAGAAAGAGAAGATTAACCCATTCTCAGCAACCAGTTTACATACCTTAGTTCAGATGGTTGCCAATGGGTTAGGAACCACCTTTATCCCCCAGATGGCAATCGATCACGGGTTGATTGATAACCAGAACTTAGTGGTTGTTGATGCTCCTGGGCAGCAAGCACACCGCCATATTGGGCTAGTTTGGCGCCCTAGTTCTTCAAGAGTGAATACTTTTAATCAACTGGCACAAGTCGTGTCAGAGCTGCTTTAG
- a CDS encoding peroxiredoxin, with protein sequence MVLVGRQAPDFTAAAVLGNGEIVDNFNFAEFTKGKKAVVFFYPLDFTFVCPSELIAFDNRLADFQAKGVEVIGVSIDSQFSHNAWRNTAIEDGGIGQVKYPLVADVKHEICKAYDVEHPEAGVAFRGSFLIDEEGVVRHQVVNDLPLGRNIDEMLRMVDALNFHQKNGEVCPAQWEEGKAGMDASPKGVAAFLSEHAADLSK encoded by the coding sequence ATGGTACTAGTAGGTCGTCAAGCCCCAGATTTTACTGCTGCAGCTGTTCTAGGTAACGGTGAGATCGTTGATAACTTCAACTTTGCAGAGTTCACTAAAGGTAAGAAAGCGGTTGTTTTCTTCTACCCACTAGATTTCACTTTCGTTTGCCCATCTGAGCTAATCGCTTTCGACAACCGTCTAGCTGATTTCCAAGCTAAAGGTGTTGAAGTAATCGGTGTTTCTATCGATTCTCAGTTCTCTCACAACGCATGGCGTAACACTGCTATCGAAGATGGCGGTATCGGTCAAGTTAAGTACCCACTAGTTGCTGACGTTAAGCACGAAATCTGTAAAGCATACGACGTTGAGCACCCAGAAGCAGGCGTTGCTTTCCGTGGTTCTTTCCTAATCGACGAAGAAGGCGTTGTACGTCACCAAGTTGTTAACGACCTACCACTAGGCCGTAACATCGACGAAATGCTACGCATGGTTGACGCTCTAAACTTCCACCAGAAGAACGGTGAAGTATGTCCTGCACAGTGGGAAGAAGGTAAAGCAGGTATGGACGCATCTCCAAAAGGTGTTGCCGCTTTCCTATCTGAGCACGCAGCAGACCTAAGCAAGTAA
- a CDS encoding gamma-glutamylcyclotransferase family protein, with product MAIYIFGYGSLMNSASRQLTGKTAQALPAIAHGFKRYWGKVDDSYILSPLVVNKGEGLVNGVLLEISEDELNEFDVRERGYHRVEVPHSQLECDNPFHANDQVWVYIKDNPEPPCSLSPIMQTYVDTVLAGCLEISEQFAKQFIQHTIGWHFPREDDRHAPKYGNLAGVEEHHYPVIDKLIKGA from the coding sequence ATGGCAATTTACATCTTTGGCTACGGCAGTTTAATGAACTCCGCATCGAGACAACTGACAGGAAAAACCGCCCAAGCTTTACCTGCCATCGCTCACGGCTTCAAACGCTACTGGGGTAAAGTGGATGACAGTTATATCCTTTCGCCGCTGGTCGTAAATAAAGGCGAAGGTTTAGTTAATGGCGTATTACTCGAAATCAGCGAAGATGAGCTAAATGAATTTGATGTTCGCGAACGAGGCTACCATCGAGTGGAAGTCCCCCATTCACAGCTTGAGTGCGATAACCCATTTCATGCCAATGATCAGGTTTGGGTGTATATCAAAGACAACCCAGAGCCACCATGTAGCCTGAGCCCTATCATGCAAACCTATGTCGATACCGTATTAGCAGGGTGTCTGGAGATTTCCGAACAATTTGCCAAACAATTTATTCAGCACACCATCGGCTGGCACTTCCCACGAGAAGACGACCGGCATGCACCTAAGTATGGCAACCTCGCCGGCGTAGAAGAACACCATTATCCGGTGATTGATAAACTAATAAAGGGAGCGTAA
- a CDS encoding NnrS family protein, translated as MLNITDKKVEEAIPPILRLGFRPFFLLGAVYAVIAIALWVWMFQNGQPAALKVPALWWHVHEMLFGFSMAIVVGFVLTAVQNWTGINGTKHHRLALLVGLWLLPRVLFWTPTPLWLISSIEALFIAFAAYEVGSRVIKAKGWKNLFFVPLFVLAIAANFASYATIKGMPPFPSSAVWQAMLWWFTILLSVMGGRVIPFFTARRFNFDKPQPMTWLEWTANLPLVSLFILSFFPVTFAQLGPSLMVISGLAHLVRVIRWQPWRTVKEPLVWALHLAYLCIPVSLLLRGLLDNPFAGHNMLHLFAIGALGGLILAMIARVTMGHTGRAIYQGPNMALAFAMLTAAALVRSVGVVLWPAQMMLMIDISGLLWVLAFTLYVIKFGPMLLKARVDGHPG; from the coding sequence GTGCTCAATATTACTGACAAAAAAGTCGAAGAAGCCATTCCGCCGATTTTACGTCTGGGGTTCCGGCCCTTCTTTTTGCTTGGGGCCGTTTATGCTGTTATTGCTATCGCCTTGTGGGTATGGATGTTTCAAAACGGCCAGCCTGCGGCGTTAAAGGTACCTGCTTTGTGGTGGCATGTGCATGAGATGCTGTTTGGTTTCTCGATGGCGATTGTGGTGGGGTTTGTCTTGACCGCAGTCCAAAACTGGACGGGAATCAATGGCACCAAGCACCATAGATTGGCGCTACTGGTTGGCTTGTGGTTGCTTCCGCGTGTGCTGTTCTGGACACCTACGCCTTTGTGGTTGATTTCATCGATAGAGGCTCTGTTTATCGCTTTTGCTGCTTATGAAGTTGGCAGTCGAGTGATCAAAGCCAAAGGGTGGAAAAATCTGTTCTTTGTGCCCTTGTTTGTTTTGGCGATTGCGGCGAACTTTGCCAGCTACGCGACCATTAAGGGGATGCCGCCGTTTCCTTCTTCAGCGGTCTGGCAGGCAATGTTGTGGTGGTTTACGATTTTACTGTCGGTGATGGGCGGGCGAGTGATCCCATTCTTCACAGCTCGGCGATTTAATTTTGATAAACCACAGCCGATGACTTGGCTAGAATGGACGGCAAACCTACCGCTGGTCAGTTTATTTATTCTGAGCTTTTTCCCTGTCACTTTTGCTCAGCTTGGGCCTTCTCTGATGGTCATTTCCGGTTTAGCACATTTAGTACGTGTGATTAGATGGCAGCCGTGGCGCACCGTTAAAGAGCCGCTGGTATGGGCACTACATTTAGCTTACTTGTGTATTCCGGTCAGCCTATTATTGAGAGGGTTACTCGATAACCCATTTGCGGGCCACAATATGTTGCATCTGTTTGCGATTGGAGCGCTCGGTGGTTTGATACTGGCGATGATAGCTCGTGTAACCATGGGGCATACTGGGCGAGCAATTTATCAGGGGCCAAATATGGCGTTAGCATTCGCTATGCTGACGGCAGCTGCGTTAGTTCGTAGTGTTGGTGTAGTTCTGTGGCCAGCCCAAATGATGTTGATGATCGATATCAGCGGGTTGTTGTGGGTGCTGGCGTTTACTCTGTATGTGATTAAGTTTGGCCCTATGTTGCTAAAAGCGAGAGTTGATGGTCATCCCGGTTAA
- the dapD gene encoding 2,3,4,5-tetrahydropyridine-2,6-dicarboxylate N-succinyltransferase, whose translation MAYFSLAFGTATKNRDGKIIEAFFPNPVLNPSDALVDAVAKVAGYEQGNQAIEISAAQSAELAGAFEANGDAANASFAAKAAESSQPLVLVILATDEKPASVAEGFLKLQLISNRLVQPHGTVLDGIFGLLHNIAWTNEGPIDLPELAERQIEARLAGRNLSVDCVDKFPKMVDYVVPAGVRIADTSRVRLGAHVGEGTTVMHEGFINFNAGTTGVSMVEGRISAGVVVGNGSDIGGGASIMGTLSGGGSVVVSIGESSLLGANAGLGFPLGDRCTVESGLYVTAGAKVRMLDSEGNEVEVVKARDLAGVSDLLFRRNSVTGQIECLANKTAVELNSELHSNN comes from the coding sequence ATGGCTTACTTTTCTCTAGCCTTCGGTACGGCAACCAAAAACCGCGATGGAAAAATAATTGAAGCATTTTTCCCAAACCCAGTTCTTAACCCGTCGGACGCACTAGTAGACGCTGTCGCAAAAGTAGCGGGTTACGAGCAAGGCAACCAAGCGATCGAAATCTCTGCGGCACAAAGTGCAGAACTTGCTGGTGCATTCGAAGCAAACGGTGATGCTGCAAACGCCTCATTCGCAGCTAAAGCAGCAGAGTCTTCACAACCGCTGGTGCTAGTTATTCTAGCAACTGATGAGAAGCCAGCTTCTGTAGCTGAAGGCTTCCTTAAGCTACAACTGATCTCTAACCGCCTAGTTCAACCTCATGGTACTGTGCTTGACGGTATCTTCGGTCTACTGCACAACATTGCTTGGACCAACGAAGGCCCTATCGATCTGCCAGAGCTGGCTGAACGCCAAATTGAAGCACGCCTAGCAGGCCGCAACCTTTCTGTCGATTGTGTCGACAAATTCCCTAAAATGGTCGATTACGTGGTGCCTGCTGGTGTTCGTATCGCTGATACTTCACGCGTTCGACTTGGCGCTCATGTTGGCGAAGGCACAACCGTTATGCATGAAGGCTTCATCAACTTCAACGCGGGTACAACTGGTGTGAGCATGGTTGAAGGCCGTATATCTGCTGGCGTTGTAGTTGGTAACGGCTCTGATATCGGTGGTGGTGCTTCAATCATGGGTACGCTATCTGGTGGTGGTTCAGTTGTCGTTTCTATCGGTGAAAGTTCACTGCTAGGCGCAAACGCAGGCCTTGGTTTCCCACTGGGCGATCGTTGTACTGTTGAGTCTGGTCTGTATGTCACTGCGGGTGCTAAGGTTCGTATGCTGGATTCAGAAGGCAACGAAGTGGAAGTGGTGAAAGCACGCGACCTAGCTGGCGTGTCTGACTTGCTGTTCCGTCGCAACTCAGTGACTGGTCAGATTGAATGTCTGGCGAACAAAACTGCAGTAGAGCTGAACTCTGAGCTACACAGCAATAACTAA
- a CDS encoding PTS fructose transporter subunit IIABC, with product MITDLINKELICLDLQATTKQEVFEELIDLLSSNHRISDKTQFLNDILAREDVGNTGFEDGVALPHAKSAAVSKPAVAIGISRQGIEYGAEDGQPSKLFFMIASPDGGADHHIEVLAELSSKLIEDGFIEQFMQASSTGEALELLLAKPRSQQDNPETDQGFLIGVTGCPAGVAHTYLAAEALEKGAAELGYKIKVETNGSIGVKNTPSAEEIAQADAIIVACDKQVDMNRFTGKKVIITNVKAPISDAKGLIGKALQAPHFTAKEESQSVEATASSTRSDLYRYLMNGVSHMIPFVVTGGLLIALALAIGGEPTSAGMAIPEGSIWQKVLDVGVVSFTLMIPILAGYIAYAIADRPGLAPGLIGGWIANNGSFYGAEAGTGFIGAIVAGLLVGYFVKWLTSINYHKFIQPLVPIMIAPILGSLFISSLFIFVIGAPIASLMDGLNAMLVSMSTGSVILLGIVLGGMAGFDMGGPFNKVAFLFSVGMIASGQTQFMGAMACAIPVAPLGMGLATFLGRKFNLFEESEIEAGKAAGAMGLVGISEGAIPFAAQDPMSVIPANVLGSMVAAVMAFSFGITNSVAHGGPVVALLGAMNLPLMALVCMAAGTVVTALTCISLKKMRKAKAQLATA from the coding sequence ATGATCACAGATTTAATCAATAAAGAGTTGATTTGCTTAGATCTCCAGGCAACAACCAAACAGGAAGTGTTCGAAGAACTGATCGACCTACTAAGTAGCAACCACCGCATCAGTGACAAAACTCAATTCCTCAACGACATTCTGGCTCGAGAAGATGTTGGTAATACTGGTTTTGAAGACGGCGTCGCACTACCACATGCCAAAAGTGCCGCGGTTTCCAAGCCCGCTGTCGCGATTGGTATTAGCCGCCAAGGGATAGAGTACGGCGCGGAAGACGGTCAGCCGAGTAAACTATTCTTTATGATTGCCTCTCCTGATGGTGGTGCCGATCATCATATCGAGGTGCTGGCTGAACTCTCTTCAAAACTGATCGAAGACGGATTTATCGAGCAATTTATGCAGGCTAGCTCTACTGGAGAGGCATTGGAATTACTGCTCGCCAAACCACGAAGTCAGCAAGATAACCCTGAAACTGATCAAGGCTTTTTAATTGGTGTTACCGGCTGCCCAGCTGGGGTCGCGCACACTTACTTAGCTGCCGAAGCCTTAGAGAAAGGTGCCGCTGAACTTGGCTATAAAATCAAAGTTGAAACCAATGGTTCTATAGGGGTAAAAAACACGCCGAGTGCAGAAGAGATAGCTCAAGCTGATGCTATCATTGTCGCCTGCGATAAACAGGTTGATATGAATCGTTTCACTGGGAAAAAAGTCATCATAACCAACGTCAAAGCCCCAATCAGCGATGCCAAGGGATTGATAGGAAAAGCGCTGCAAGCACCACACTTTACAGCCAAAGAAGAGAGCCAAAGCGTAGAAGCAACAGCTTCGAGTACACGCAGTGATTTATACCGCTACCTGATGAATGGTGTTTCGCACATGATTCCATTTGTGGTCACAGGTGGTCTGCTGATCGCACTTGCACTGGCCATTGGTGGCGAGCCAACATCTGCAGGAATGGCGATTCCTGAAGGCAGCATATGGCAAAAGGTCCTAGATGTCGGTGTGGTTTCATTCACCTTGATGATCCCTATCTTAGCCGGTTATATCGCCTATGCGATTGCAGATCGTCCAGGTCTCGCACCAGGATTAATCGGTGGCTGGATTGCGAACAATGGTTCTTTCTATGGTGCGGAAGCTGGCACAGGCTTTATCGGAGCCATCGTTGCAGGCCTACTGGTTGGCTATTTTGTTAAATGGCTGACGAGCATCAACTACCATAAATTTATTCAGCCATTGGTGCCTATTATGATTGCACCAATCCTAGGCTCTTTGTTTATCTCCAGCCTGTTCATCTTCGTCATTGGTGCCCCCATTGCAAGCTTAATGGACGGCCTGAATGCGATGTTAGTCAGCATGAGTACCGGCAGTGTGATTCTGTTGGGAATTGTCTTAGGTGGTATGGCTGGTTTTGATATGGGTGGGCCGTTCAACAAAGTCGCATTCTTGTTCTCTGTCGGCATGATCGCCAGTGGTCAGACGCAATTTATGGGCGCTATGGCCTGTGCGATTCCTGTAGCACCTCTTGGTATGGGTCTAGCCACTTTCCTTGGTCGTAAATTCAATCTATTTGAAGAATCAGAAATCGAAGCTGGTAAAGCGGCTGGCGCCATGGGCCTAGTCGGTATTTCAGAAGGCGCAATTCCCTTTGCCGCACAAGACCCAATGTCTGTGATTCCTGCTAACGTGCTTGGCTCTATGGTAGCAGCCGTAATGGCATTCTCATTTGGCATCACCAACAGCGTCGCACACGGTGGTCCGGTTGTCGCACTACTTGGCGCTATGAACCTACCATTGATGGCACTGGTTTGTATGGCGGCAGGTACCGTCGTGACCGCCTTAACCTGTATTTCACTTAAGAAAATGCGTAAAGCGAAAGCACAGCTAGCAACCGCTTAA